A stretch of Candidatus Neomarinimicrobiota bacterium DNA encodes these proteins:
- the pbpC gene encoding penicillin-binding protein 1C has translation MKPFSIARLISLAGILLLLWLLVPPGELFPDRYSTLVFDQNHELLRFTLAEDDQYRAPYLDKALPEKYIQALITWEDKRFFWHPGIDPVALGRAFLSNLTSGRRVSGGSTIPMQVARLSSPKSRTYFHKFQELFSAVKITLHYSKAEVLQLYASQVPMGGNIVGLNTAAHCYFEKPSSELTWSEACLFALLPNAPSMLNLSKQRPLLLQKRNRLLERLYDQGHMDQATLKLAQAEPLPGTQIKLPFKAPHFSEQVLKLHSGNMVQTTLHMSMQNMVSSISDIHHRNLKTRGIHNLAILVAETSTGAVRAYVGSQNFFDNAFSGQVDGIQATRSTGSLLKPFLVAKALDRGPFTMQSQIQDVPTFFGTFSPQNASKTFSGMVTLDEMLIRSLNIPSVRLLNTIGISDMYEIFKDMGLRGLFRSAEGYGLALILGGAEASLYELVQAYVDLGNMGKPIDLFILPKERESIRERSFSAGACYQVLMTLQNLTRPGSDFYWKNFSYQTPVSWKTGTSYGQKDAWAIGTTPEYTVGVWVGNFDGEGNVELGGAQSAGPVLFDVINAISDPSGVAPFEKPEMGLRFIEICKQSGYPPNSDCPDRVMAEVPMGSHQSGLCPYHKSFIVEAKTGEALCSQCWTRLEREKKVLYVEPPAVQKVLRSIGHSFIVPPMHRADCEAIRSTEELKIIYPIHNVRVFVPRNFDGSYESIVLEAIHPMSNAHLFWLLDQELLGETDSLHTLAVDLSAGEHFLTIMDEQGMSKTIRFEAFRN, from the coding sequence GTGAAACCATTCAGTATTGCCCGTCTGATCAGTCTGGCGGGCATACTGCTTCTGCTCTGGCTTTTAGTTCCTCCGGGTGAATTATTTCCAGATAGGTACTCCACCCTTGTCTTTGATCAAAACCATGAGTTGCTTCGCTTTACCCTGGCTGAAGATGATCAATACCGGGCACCCTACCTGGATAAGGCGCTTCCGGAAAAATACATACAAGCCTTGATAACCTGGGAGGACAAACGATTTTTCTGGCATCCTGGTATTGATCCTGTTGCCCTGGGCAGGGCTTTTCTCTCAAACCTGACATCTGGGCGTCGCGTAAGTGGGGGTAGCACAATTCCCATGCAGGTAGCCCGCTTATCCTCCCCGAAGTCCAGAACCTACTTCCACAAATTTCAGGAGCTCTTTAGCGCGGTCAAGATCACACTTCATTATAGCAAGGCCGAGGTGCTTCAGCTATATGCATCCCAGGTCCCAATGGGGGGGAATATTGTCGGTTTAAACACAGCGGCGCATTGCTATTTCGAGAAACCCTCCAGCGAATTGACCTGGTCTGAAGCCTGCCTGTTTGCCCTGCTCCCCAATGCCCCATCCATGCTAAACCTGAGTAAACAACGACCCCTGCTGCTGCAAAAACGCAATAGGCTGCTGGAACGTTTGTACGACCAGGGTCATATGGATCAAGCCACTCTAAAATTAGCACAGGCAGAACCTTTGCCTGGCACCCAGATCAAGTTACCCTTTAAAGCCCCCCATTTTTCTGAGCAAGTATTGAAGCTTCATTCAGGAAATATGGTGCAGACTACTCTCCACATGTCCATGCAAAATATGGTGAGTTCAATTTCAGATATTCATCATCGTAATCTAAAAACGAGAGGGATTCATAATCTGGCGATTCTCGTTGCAGAGACGTCTACAGGAGCAGTCCGTGCCTATGTTGGCTCACAGAACTTTTTTGACAATGCCTTTTCCGGGCAGGTAGATGGGATTCAGGCAACACGGAGTACAGGGAGTTTGCTCAAGCCATTTCTGGTTGCCAAGGCACTGGATCGCGGACCCTTCACCATGCAATCACAAATTCAGGACGTCCCCACCTTTTTTGGAACCTTCAGCCCCCAAAATGCTTCCAAGACTTTTTCTGGAATGGTAACCCTGGATGAGATGCTGATTCGCTCATTGAATATTCCCTCAGTGAGATTATTGAATACCATCGGTATCTCGGATATGTATGAAATATTTAAAGACATGGGTCTGCGTGGTCTCTTTCGAAGTGCCGAAGGGTATGGCCTGGCCTTGATCCTGGGGGGAGCTGAAGCATCATTATACGAACTGGTCCAGGCCTATGTTGATCTTGGAAATATGGGGAAACCGATTGATCTGTTCATTCTCCCAAAAGAGCGCGAATCAATAAGGGAAAGATCCTTCAGCGCTGGTGCTTGTTATCAGGTGCTCATGACCCTACAGAATCTGACCAGACCAGGGAGTGATTTTTACTGGAAAAATTTCAGCTATCAAACACCTGTCAGCTGGAAGACAGGTACCAGCTATGGACAAAAAGATGCCTGGGCAATCGGAACGACACCAGAGTACACGGTGGGTGTGTGGGTGGGCAACTTTGATGGTGAAGGAAATGTTGAACTGGGTGGTGCCCAGTCCGCCGGCCCTGTCCTGTTTGATGTCATTAATGCCATATCAGATCCTTCGGGTGTAGCGCCCTTTGAAAAACCGGAAATGGGTCTTCGATTTATTGAAATCTGCAAGCAAAGCGGCTATCCACCGAATTCAGATTGCCCTGACCGTGTCATGGCCGAAGTACCCATGGGGAGTCATCAAAGTGGTTTGTGTCCCTATCATAAATCTTTCATCGTTGAAGCAAAAACAGGGGAAGCGTTATGCTCACAATGCTGGACGCGTTTGGAACGGGAGAAAAAGGTTTTGTATGTTGAGCCTCCTGCAGTTCAGAAAGTTTTACGCAGTATTGGGCATAGCTTTATCGTGCCACCCATGCACAGGGCCGACTGTGAAGCCATTCGATCAACAGAAGAATTGAAAATTATCTATCCCATACACAATGTGCGGGTCTTTGTCCCACGCAATTTCGATGGGAGTTATGAATCCATCGTTCTGGAAGCCATCCACCCCATGAGCAATGCTCACCTTTTCTGGCTGCTTGATCAGGAGCTTCTTGGAGAAACAGATTCATTGCATACCCTGGCTGTTGATCTGTCAGCAGGAGAGCATTTTCTGACGATTATGGATGAACAAGGCATGAGCAAGACCATTCGCTTTGAGGCATTCAGAAACTAA
- a CDS encoding peptidoglycan DD-metalloendopeptidase family protein: protein MESVFFALPIRMWWDEDFSLDDDNVKTYSLKEMVRGVYPFIKPYNRTFIFALIGLFMLHSLQGVAGEKSTFMIPILSQTRTSIQEIKLTEIGEFGLLRIPRPGIPAHLHTGIDIRRPGKNYENEPIFPIYAGEVISIRDDGPFAQIILSHEVPGEEPFWTVYEHIAGIQVDLNDSVHTGSQIARFMSLEELNTWGWQFDHFHLEILKQEPIKLEASERHPRRLFTTFALTCYSEAELNRRYSDPIHIFRLKLSQ, encoded by the coding sequence TTGGAATCAGTATTTTTTGCTTTACCTATCAGGATGTGGTGGGACGAAGACTTTAGCCTGGATGATGATAACGTCAAAACCTACTCCTTGAAGGAGATGGTCAGGGGTGTTTATCCATTTATAAAACCGTACAACAGGACCTTCATTTTTGCATTGATTGGGTTGTTCATGCTGCACTCTTTGCAGGGTGTGGCAGGGGAGAAGTCCACTTTCATGATTCCTATTCTAAGTCAAACCAGAACCTCCATTCAGGAGATCAAATTGACTGAAATCGGTGAATTTGGCTTGTTAAGAATTCCCCGCCCAGGCATTCCAGCCCACTTGCATACTGGTATTGATATTCGTAGACCTGGTAAAAATTATGAGAATGAGCCCATCTTTCCCATCTATGCAGGTGAAGTGATCAGTATCAGAGATGATGGCCCCTTTGCTCAAATCATTCTTTCGCATGAGGTGCCAGGTGAAGAACCCTTCTGGACCGTTTATGAACATATCGCTGGAATTCAGGTTGATCTGAATGATTCAGTCCATACAGGTTCTCAAATTGCACGCTTTATGAGCCTTGAGGAATTAAATACCTGGGGCTGGCAGTTTGATCATTTTCATCTGGAGATTCTTAAACAGGAACCAATTAAACTTGAGGCCAGTGAACGGCATCCCAGACGCTTATTCACAACCTTTGCTCTAACCTGCTATTCAGAAGCAGAACTCAATCGGCGCTATTCAGATCCAATCCATATTTTCCGGCTAAAATTATCCCAGTAA
- a CDS encoding NAD(P)-dependent oxidoreductase yields the protein MMKILLTGGSGDLGQTLLPLLTAGCHSPIIFDIRAPEIGTEYFRQGSLLDISHIEDALVGCDLVIHIAAWHGIHEARGLKTPRDFWDLNVNGTYNLLQACLIQQVTKLIHISSSSITKLSGYYGFTKRLSEDAVKHFHEEHNLQTVTLRPRAFIPHWNQDVYSDFQEWVKRFWPGAVHIDDVAQAVMLSVDLLSSDAYQDHPTLTVDREPDYPATELSNWDADGPGSSFLKYYAPFSELLTSWGLDPSLKPDTRDISETKRILGYHPHYGLRQLLTELTHHSELD from the coding sequence ATGATGAAAATTCTATTAACAGGTGGATCTGGGGATTTAGGGCAAACATTATTGCCCCTTCTAACTGCAGGCTGTCACTCCCCCATTATTTTTGATATTCGGGCACCTGAGATTGGGACTGAATATTTTCGCCAGGGATCACTCCTGGATATTTCCCATATAGAAGATGCCTTGGTTGGCTGTGATCTTGTAATTCACATTGCCGCATGGCACGGGATTCACGAAGCGAGAGGTTTAAAAACGCCCCGGGATTTCTGGGATCTCAATGTGAACGGTACCTATAACCTTCTACAAGCATGTCTGATTCAGCAAGTCACAAAGCTTATACACATTTCCAGTAGCAGTATCACGAAACTGTCCGGGTATTATGGCTTTACCAAACGACTATCTGAAGATGCCGTAAAACACTTCCATGAGGAACACAATCTGCAGACAGTCACCCTCAGGCCACGTGCCTTCATCCCTCACTGGAATCAGGATGTATATAGCGATTTTCAAGAGTGGGTAAAACGATTCTGGCCTGGAGCTGTTCATATTGATGATGTCGCTCAGGCTGTGATGCTCAGTGTTGATCTCCTGAGTAGTGATGCCTATCAAGATCATCCTACTCTTACCGTGGACAGAGAACCAGATTACCCGGCAACAGAACTTTCAAACTGGGATGCTGATGGTCCTGGGAGCAGTTTTTTGAAATATTATGCCCCGTTTTCAGAACTGCTAACCTCTTGGGGGTTAGACCCTAGCCTAAAACCCGACACCCGCGATATATCAGAAACCAAAAGGATATTAGGTTATCATCCCCATTATGGATTGAGACAACTTTTAACTGAATTAACCCATCATTCCGAGCTTGACTGA
- a CDS encoding alpha/beta hydrolase, with translation MKSYSSLITMIVLIISFSACSHTTLTTDNLEGRDNILEYRNNLEDSLILELPQIPRLCDAMDIEKRYVDIGDCKLYCEIEGTGTPMVLINGGPGDSHHIFHPWLSAASKDFQVIYYDQRGCGLSDYEPGPGYSFEQAVDDLEQLRLALHIDKWILVGHSFGGGLAQYYTIKHPENVIGQVLVASIPMVDRDEFRGGRGEKYYTKNEAEKINELRNMAIAREISMPQYLINRDLNGGWKRQYYYKPSRERIAQNALYDFIADPAYASDWAVYDFENVFIECPVPTLVFEGKYDVVWEFDRPAIMAEFHPHARIVVFETSGHNIYADEPTRFVDEIKAWFRTATSPMGPQLEKWTTSVEALIGERVILIASSKEFIALIKESGVGPAMEYYQQAKSDNPELQIFFEAPMNALGYEYLFADKIGESLEIFNLNILEYPKSWNTHDSYGEALLTAGKKKLAAEHYQISIELNPENENGKNVLKHISQADQSSSE, from the coding sequence ATGAAGTCTTACAGCTCACTCATCACTATGATCGTGCTGATCATTTCGTTTTCAGCTTGCAGTCACACGACTCTCACAACTGATAATTTAGAGGGTCGTGACAATATTCTCGAATATAGGAATAATCTTGAAGATAGTCTGATTCTGGAGTTGCCTCAGATTCCAAGACTTTGTGATGCCATGGATATTGAGAAACGCTATGTGGATATTGGTGACTGCAAACTTTATTGTGAAATCGAGGGTACAGGCACACCCATGGTGTTGATCAATGGCGGGCCAGGAGATTCCCACCACATCTTTCACCCCTGGCTTTCAGCCGCTTCAAAGGATTTCCAGGTTATCTATTATGATCAGAGGGGTTGTGGGCTGTCAGATTATGAACCGGGACCAGGATATTCATTTGAGCAGGCAGTGGATGATCTGGAGCAATTGCGTCTTGCCCTCCATATCGACAAATGGATTCTGGTTGGACACTCCTTTGGGGGTGGTCTGGCCCAATATTATACCATCAAGCATCCAGAAAATGTGATTGGGCAGGTTCTGGTAGCCTCCATCCCAATGGTCGATCGGGATGAATTCCGTGGGGGCCGGGGCGAAAAGTACTACACAAAAAATGAAGCAGAGAAAATTAATGAATTACGCAACATGGCCATTGCCAGAGAGATCAGTATGCCTCAATATCTGATCAACCGGGATCTTAATGGGGGCTGGAAACGTCAGTATTACTATAAGCCTTCCCGTGAAAGGATTGCACAGAATGCACTTTACGATTTTATTGCAGATCCTGCATATGCATCAGATTGGGCGGTATATGATTTTGAAAATGTCTTTATTGAATGTCCAGTTCCCACCCTGGTTTTTGAAGGCAAGTATGATGTCGTCTGGGAATTTGACCGCCCCGCCATCATGGCCGAGTTTCATCCCCATGCCAGAATTGTGGTTTTTGAAACTTCAGGTCACAATATTTACGCTGATGAACCCACCCGCTTTGTGGATGAAATTAAAGCCTGGTTTAGAACAGCAACATCTCCCATGGGTCCACAATTGGAAAAGTGGACAACATCAGTTGAAGCGCTTATCGGTGAGCGTGTGATTTTGATCGCCAGTAGTAAAGAATTTATAGCTCTGATCAAAGAGTCCGGTGTTGGTCCAGCAATGGAGTATTATCAACAAGCCAAATCCGACAATCCGGAGCTTCAAATATTTTTTGAAGCTCCCATGAATGCTCTGGGTTATGAATACCTTTTTGCAGATAAAATTGGTGAGTCTCTTGAAATCTTCAACTTGAACATACTCGAGTATCCCAAATCATGGAATACACATGACAGTTATGGGGAGGCATTGTTGACTGCTGGGAAGAAAAAACTGGCAGCAGAACATTATCAAATATCAATTGAACTTAACCCTGAGAATGAAAACGGTAAAAATGTTCTGAAACACATTTCACAGGCTGATCAGTCAAGCTCGGAATGA
- the asnB gene encoding asparagine synthase B, producing MCGIVCVFDLQVDAKKLRPKVLRMSKKVRHRGPDWSGIYCGDHAVMSHERLAIVDPISGGQPLYNEEKSLVLAVNGEIYNHEELREQCQGYHFQTHSDCEIILALYEKKGVDFLDELNGIFAFALHDAINNTYLIARDHMGIIPLYMGWDESGQFYVASELKSLEGVCNKIEVFPPGHYLSSTDGQLRKWYQRDWSDYKAVEREDSNTSELRDALEAAVHRQLMSDVPYGVLLSGGLDSSIISAVAKKYAEFRVEEHDKEKAWWPRLHSFAVGLEGSPDLAAARKVAKHIDTVHHEILFTIQEGMDALHDVIYHLETYDVTTVRASTPMYLLARAIKAMGIKMVLSGEGADEIFGGYLYFHKAPSAEAFHEETIRKLGKLHLYDCLRANKSLAAWGIEGRVPFLDKEFMDVAMRLNPEDKMISGERIEKWILRKAFEDYLPASVAWRQKEQFSDGVGYSWIDSLKALVEKEVSDQKMAKAKFKFPINTPKSKEEYYYRRIFAEHFPSDSAAKCVPSVPSVACSTPEALVWDASFQNMNDPSGRAVKAVHDDAYE from the coding sequence ATGTGTGGAATTGTTTGTGTTTTTGATTTGCAAGTGGACGCCAAAAAACTGCGACCCAAAGTGTTGAGGATGTCAAAAAAGGTGCGACATCGTGGTCCCGACTGGTCTGGCATTTATTGTGGTGATCATGCTGTGATGAGCCATGAGCGTCTGGCTATTGTGGACCCGATTTCAGGCGGGCAACCCCTCTATAATGAGGAAAAATCACTTGTCCTGGCTGTCAATGGTGAAATTTATAATCATGAAGAGTTACGGGAGCAATGTCAGGGTTATCACTTTCAGACCCATTCCGATTGTGAAATTATTCTAGCACTTTACGAGAAAAAAGGTGTGGACTTCCTGGATGAGCTAAATGGGATTTTCGCTTTTGCTTTACATGATGCAATAAACAACACCTATCTGATTGCCCGCGACCATATGGGGATCATTCCCCTGTATATGGGCTGGGATGAGAGCGGTCAATTTTATGTGGCCTCTGAGCTGAAATCATTGGAAGGGGTCTGTAACAAGATCGAAGTTTTTCCTCCAGGACATTATCTTTCCAGTACAGATGGCCAGTTGAGGAAATGGTATCAGCGGGACTGGTCAGACTACAAGGCTGTTGAGCGAGAAGATAGTAATACTTCGGAGTTAAGAGATGCGCTGGAAGCGGCGGTGCATAGACAACTCATGTCCGATGTACCCTATGGTGTGCTGCTATCAGGGGGACTTGATTCTTCTATTATATCTGCAGTAGCCAAAAAATATGCTGAATTCAGAGTCGAGGAACATGATAAAGAGAAGGCCTGGTGGCCACGACTACACTCCTTTGCAGTGGGACTGGAAGGTTCTCCAGATCTGGCTGCTGCGCGAAAGGTGGCTAAACATATAGATACAGTTCATCATGAAATTCTCTTTACCATACAGGAGGGTATGGATGCCCTCCATGATGTGATCTATCATCTCGAAACCTATGATGTTACCACGGTGAGGGCCTCAACACCCATGTATCTATTAGCCCGGGCAATTAAGGCCATGGGGATCAAGATGGTACTCTCTGGAGAAGGCGCTGATGAAATTTTTGGCGGGTATCTTTATTTCCACAAAGCTCCAAGTGCTGAGGCTTTCCATGAAGAGACCATTCGAAAACTTGGGAAACTCCATCTGTATGATTGTCTCAGAGCGAATAAATCGCTGGCAGCCTGGGGCATTGAAGGACGCGTGCCCTTCCTTGATAAGGAGTTTATGGATGTGGCTATGCGTTTGAACCCTGAAGACAAAATGATCAGCGGGGAACGTATCGAAAAATGGATATTGAGAAAGGCATTCGAAGATTATTTACCTGCAAGTGTGGCCTGGAGGCAGAAAGAACAATTTTCTGATGGTGTGGGGTACAGCTGGATTGATAGTTTAAAAGCCCTGGTTGAGAAGGAAGTTAGCGATCAAAAAATGGCCAAGGCTAAATTCAAATTTCCCATCAATACACCCAAGAGTAAGGAAGAGTATTACTATAGACGGATTTTTGCCGAGCATTTCCCCTCAGATTCAGCGGCTAAATGTGTGCCTTCTGTTCCTTCAGTGGCTTGTAGCACACCGGAAGCCCTGGTCTGGGATGCATCATTTCAGAATATGAATGATCCTTCAGGCCGGGCAGTAAAAGCAGTGCATGATGATGCTTATGAATAA
- a CDS encoding bifunctional phosphoribosyl-AMP cyclohydrolase/phosphoribosyl-ATP diphosphatase HisIE, whose translation MKVTRENLDQLAWDKQQGLIPAIIQDAITGVLLMQAYMNQEALIKTLETGRVTFFSRTRQCLWEKGETSGNTLHFKEIVSDCDGDSLMVLATPTGPVCHTGAATCWEEGPQPGLTFLSELEGVIAYRQTTPSETSYTAKLLKRGPKFIAQKVGEEAVETALAAVAGDDQEFLDESADLIYHLLVLIKSRGLTLNDVVSVLKARHD comes from the coding sequence GTGAAAGTTACTCGAGAAAATCTCGATCAGTTAGCGTGGGACAAACAGCAGGGTCTCATTCCAGCCATTATTCAGGATGCCATCACAGGCGTGTTATTGATGCAGGCCTATATGAATCAGGAAGCCTTGATCAAGACACTTGAAACTGGGCGAGTCACCTTCTTTAGCAGAACCCGCCAATGTCTCTGGGAAAAAGGGGAAACCTCTGGCAATACCCTGCATTTCAAGGAAATAGTTTCCGATTGTGATGGGGATAGTCTGATGGTTCTGGCAACACCAACAGGACCGGTCTGCCATACCGGGGCTGCCACTTGCTGGGAAGAAGGTCCACAGCCTGGATTAACATTTCTTTCCGAGCTGGAAGGGGTTATTGCTTATCGTCAAACCACTCCATCTGAAACTTCATATACGGCAAAACTGCTGAAGCGGGGACCAAAATTTATCGCGCAAAAAGTAGGTGAAGAGGCGGTTGAAACTGCCCTGGCAGCTGTAGCTGGGGATGATCAGGAGTTCCTGGACGAAAGTGCAGATTTAATCTACCACCTGCTGGTACTCATCAAGTCCAGGGGCTTAACCCTGAATGATGTTGTCAGCGTATTGAAGGCGAGACACGACTGA
- the hisF gene encoding imidazole glycerol phosphate synthase subunit HisF: MLARRIIPCLDVRHGKVVKGVKFRDHEIVGDIVPLAEFYSQMGADELVFYDITASSDGRSVDRSWIERVARVIDIPFCVAGGISTLDLAAEVLEMGADKISINSPALNDPSLICDLNERFGQQCVVVGIDSYQDEVTGEYQVYQYTGDAERAQLTPWKTFDWIHEVQQLGAGEIVLNCMNQDGVRQGYDTIQLTQARLSCDLPLIASGGAGTREHFKEVFEKSGVDGALAASVFHKRVLDIQELKKYLSESGVEVRK; encoded by the coding sequence ATGCTGGCTCGCAGAATAATACCCTGTCTGGATGTCCGTCATGGGAAAGTCGTCAAGGGCGTCAAATTTCGAGACCATGAAATTGTTGGAGATATCGTCCCGCTTGCTGAATTCTACTCGCAAATGGGCGCGGACGAACTGGTGTTCTATGATATCACTGCCAGTAGTGATGGTCGCAGCGTGGATCGCAGCTGGATTGAACGTGTTGCCCGGGTCATAGATATTCCCTTTTGTGTGGCCGGTGGAATCTCAACTCTGGATCTGGCTGCCGAAGTTCTGGAGATGGGTGCAGACAAAATCAGCATTAACTCTCCAGCCCTGAATGACCCCAGTCTCATTTGTGATCTGAATGAACGCTTTGGTCAACAGTGTGTCGTGGTGGGGATTGATAGCTATCAGGATGAGGTCACAGGAGAATATCAGGTCTATCAGTATACTGGAGATGCTGAACGCGCACAGCTCACTCCGTGGAAGACTTTTGATTGGATCCATGAGGTTCAGCAGTTGGGTGCAGGTGAAATTGTCCTCAATTGTATGAATCAGGATGGGGTGCGGCAGGGATATGATACCATTCAGTTGACGCAAGCGCGATTGAGTTGTGATCTCCCCCTTATTGCATCAGGTGGGGCAGGAACCCGAGAGCATTTCAAAGAGGTGTTTGAAAAAAGTGGTGTGGACGGAGCCCTGGCTGCCAGCGTATTCCATAAGCGCGTGCTGGATATTCAGGAATTGAAGAAATATTTATCAGAATCAGGTGTGGAGGTACGGAAGTGA
- the hisA gene encoding 1-(5-phosphoribosyl)-5-[(5-phosphoribosylamino)methylideneamino]imidazole-4-carboxamide isomerase yields MIIPAIDIIDGQTVRLFKGDYSMVTYYDQTPAWLVEDYAKNGAELIHIVDLQGARDINQRQLTLIGALSSSTDVLIQTGGGIRSEQDVAELLEAGAGRVVIGSLAIKEPEMVSTWVQNFGPDKIVLALDVALGEQGEKWLPTQAWQRGGQVLLEDVLDQYLAVKVQHILCTDISRDGTLQGSNHQLYTELQEKYPQLTWQASGGIGSLGDISRVAQTGVAEIIVGKALLDGKFTLKEAQSCWLAE; encoded by the coding sequence ATGATTATTCCAGCCATTGATATCATTGACGGTCAAACCGTTCGCCTGTTTAAGGGGGATTACAGTATGGTTACCTATTATGATCAAACCCCTGCCTGGTTGGTGGAAGATTATGCAAAAAATGGAGCCGAACTGATTCACATTGTGGATCTCCAGGGTGCCAGAGATATAAATCAGAGACAACTCACGCTCATCGGAGCACTCAGCTCCTCAACTGATGTACTCATTCAAACAGGTGGAGGCATTCGCTCCGAGCAAGATGTTGCTGAATTACTTGAAGCTGGTGCTGGCCGTGTTGTTATCGGTAGCTTGGCGATCAAAGAACCCGAGATGGTGTCAACCTGGGTTCAAAATTTTGGTCCTGATAAGATTGTTCTGGCTCTGGATGTAGCTCTGGGGGAGCAGGGGGAAAAATGGCTCCCGACCCAGGCCTGGCAGAGGGGGGGGCAGGTTCTGCTCGAGGACGTGCTTGATCAATATCTCGCAGTCAAGGTTCAACATATTTTATGTACAGATATCAGTCGCGATGGAACCCTTCAAGGTTCAAACCATCAGCTCTATACAGAACTCCAGGAAAAATATCCACAATTGACCTGGCAGGCATCAGGTGGGATCGGAAGCCTCGGTGATATTTCCAGAGTTGCCCAGACAGGCGTAGCTGAAATCATTGTGGGCAAGGCACTTTTAGATGGAAAATTCACCCTGAAGGAGGCTCAGTCATGCTGGCTCGCAGAATAA
- the hisH gene encoding imidazole glycerol phosphate synthase subunit HisH: MSVIIDTGCANLTSLKFAVERLTQDVVINSDPGTISSADRVFLPGVGSAQYAMGVLEEKGLLPVIQSLTQPVLGICLGMQMLTSSSSEGDIACLDLIPGEVRGLQSQGLRLPHMGWNTLTECSDHQLLYGIRSDMYFYFVHSFGVGVSDTTIAQCEYGSRFSAAIAHQNFMGVQFHPERSSAAGAQLLKNFLEIQV, from the coding sequence GTGAGCGTCATCATAGATACAGGTTGCGCCAATCTCACGTCACTGAAATTCGCTGTTGAGCGCTTGACACAGGATGTGGTCATCAACAGTGATCCCGGAACCATCAGTTCAGCAGACCGCGTCTTTCTTCCAGGTGTCGGAAGTGCCCAATATGCCATGGGTGTTTTAGAGGAAAAGGGTCTCCTTCCGGTCATTCAGAGCCTGACCCAGCCAGTTTTGGGGATCTGTCTGGGAATGCAAATGCTCACCTCAAGCTCGTCAGAGGGTGATATCGCCTGTTTAGACCTGATACCGGGTGAGGTTAGGGGTTTGCAGTCCCAGGGCCTACGATTGCCCCATATGGGCTGGAATACACTTACTGAGTGTAGCGATCATCAACTTCTATACGGGATACGTTCGGATATGTATTTTTACTTTGTTCACAGCTTTGGGGTGGGTGTGTCGGATACAACGATTGCCCAGTGTGAATATGGGAGTCGTTTTTCAGCTGCCATTGCACACCAAAATTTCATGGGTGTTCAATTTCATCCTGAGCGATCAAGCGCGGCTGGAGCTCAACTTCTGAAAAACTTTCTGGAGATTCAAGTATGA